The window ATCGACAAAATAAAACCCAAAGGAAAACCACTTACAACCTTTAATACCATTCATGAAGCCAAAAATACATTGTACAGTCTTACCGAAGAATTTAATTTATGTAATAAACTGAATGGCTTGTCGGAGGCTAAACAACATTGTTTTAATTACACCATTAAAAAGTGTAACGGGGCCTGTATCCGGAATGAAGCCCCGGAGGCATATAATGAACGAGCTGTAAAAGCCATCAAAAAGTATAGTTATCTATATCAAAATATGGTTATCATCGACAAAGGCAGGGAAGTAGACGAACGAAGTGCTGTACTCATCGAAGATGGTATTTTTAAAGGGATCGGGTTTTACAATCTCAACTTCCAGATAAACAATATGCATATATTGCAAAAAGTGATTACCCATATGGATAATAATGCAGATGCCAAACATATCATCCAAAGCTATGTAAGAAAGAAAAAAGGTGTAAAAATAGTGGCGTTAAAACCTATTGCTAATAATGACTGACAAGGGTTTTTCAAAGGAAGAAAGAAACTGGCAGAAAAAACTTCACGAGGTTATCTATGAAGCAGATACCCGTGCAGGTAAAATATTCGACCTTGTTTTAATATTTATCATCATCATCAGTATTATTCTGGTGATGCTGGAAAGTGTTAAGTACATTGACGATAAATATCACTATGTCCTTTTAACCGCAGAATGGACCATAACCATCTTGTTTAGCATCGAATATATTTTAAGGATCGCAGCTATAAAAAACCCTAAAAAATATATTTTCAGCTTCTACGGTATCATAGATCTGCTATCGACCATTCCTTTATACCTTTCATATATTATAGCGGGATCTCAGGCTTTACTGGCATTAAGGGCCTTAAGACTGTTACGGATATTCAGGGTCTTGAAGCTTGTTCGGTTTCTGGGGGAAGCCTCTCAATTAAAAAGAGCTTTAAAAAACAGCAGAACAAAGATTACCGTCTTCATATATACCGTCCTTGTCGTATCGATAATCCTGGGAACCATCATGTATCTGATCGAAGGAGAAGATTCGGGTTTTACGAGTATTCCCAGAAGCATCTATTGGACTATTGTTACCTTAACAACAGTGGGCTATGGCGACATTGCCCCCCAAACTTCCCTGGGACAGTTCTTTGCTACTCTTATAATGATACTCGGTTACGGCATTATTGCCGTACCTACAGGAATAGTTACCGTTGAATTTGCAAGACAGGGAAACAGGCTCCACATAAACACCCAGGTTTGTCCTAACTGTAGTAACGAAGAACACCAGGACAATGCCATCTATTGTCACAAATGCGGACATAAACTTAATCAGTAAGAAAATAAAAAGTAAATTTCGTGAGCAAAACTGAAAAGTACTTGATAACAATTGTAGGCCCTACAGCCATCGGTAAAACCGCTTTGGGTATTCAGCTTGCTCAACATTTTGATACAGAAATTATTTCGTGCGACTCCAGGCAATTTTACAAAGAGATGGCCATAGGCACAGCTGTTCCTTCTGTTGAAGAGCTTAAGACCGTTAAGCATCATTTCATTCAGCATAAAAGTATTTTTGCCCCTTATTCGGTTGGAGATTTTGAAAGAGATGCCATCTCAAAATTAGAAGCTATATTTAAAGATCATAATGTAGCAATTATGGTTGGTGGCAGTGGGCTGTTCGTTAATGCCGTATTGAATGGTTTAGATGAGTTTCCTGACGTTCCGGAAGAAATTCGAAAAGACCTGAACTTGTTGTATGAACAAAATGGCATTACAGCATTGCAAGAAAAACTGAAAGTCCTGGATCCTGTTCACTATAAAAAAGTAGACATCAATAACCCCCAGAGAGTAACCCGTGCGTTGGAAGTATGTATCGCAAGCGGCCAACCGTACTCTGATTTTTTAAACAAGAAAAAAACCGAGCGTCCGTTTAGATCTGTAATGGTAGGATTGACGGCTGACAGGGAGATCATATACCGCCGTATCAACCAACGGGTAGACATCATGGTTGAAAACGGACTTATAGAAGAGGCAAGAAAACTATTTCCTCATAAAACACTTAATGCGTTACAAACGGTAGGCTACCGGGAACTCTTCAGCTTCTTTGACGACACATTCACAAAAGAGTTTGCCCTCTCAGAAATTAAGAAAAACACCAGAAGATTTGCCAAAAGGCAATTAACCTGGTTTAAAAGAAATGAAGAAACCCTCTGGTTTGATTACAAGACCCCCGCAAAAGAGATTATACAACATATTGAAGCAATACAAAAAAAGCCTGCACTCTAATAAATGCAGGCTTTTTTAAGATATTGTTTTACTCACATAATGAAGTTTTAAGGAAGTCCGTACCAATTCTTCTTTTTCTCCTTTAACACTTCAAGAGCTTATCTATACTATGTTTACTCGATCATCGGGATTTAAATGCTCCGACGCTTGTCCTAATGAAATAGTCCTGACGGAATTTCATGGGGCTTGCGTCGAAATATTTTGCCATGCGCCGGCCGGCTCCATCGCTAAAAAGGGCTACCAGACCTTTTCTTTACGCTTGGCCCTCTCGTGGGTTTTACTTGTCTGCTTCACTTTTAATTACAAGCCTGAAGCCTTCACCATGTATATTTAAGATTTCTACATTTTCATCCTTTTTAAGGTATTTACGAAGCTTCGCAATATAAACATCCATACTTCTGGATGTAAAATAGTTGTCATCCCTCCAGATTTTGGTTAAAGCTAGTTCTCTCGGCATCAGGTCATTTTCATACAATGCCAGTAAACGCAACAACTCATTCTCTTTCGGAGATAATTTTATAGGCTCTTCTTCTTTAAAAGTCAGGAACCTGAGTTTAGAATTTAAATGAAAATCTCCTATCTGGAATTCAAACTGCTTACTATCCGCTACCGTTTCAGTGGCTTTGCGTTGAAGGATCGCTCTGATCTTCATTAAAAGCACTTCAGAATCAAAAGGTTTGTTGAGGTAGTCATCGGCACCAACCTTATATCCTTTTAAAACATCTTCCTTCATTGTCTTGGCAGTCAAGAAGATAATCGGCACATTTTCATTCTTTTCTCTTATTTCCTTAGCCAAGGTAAAACCATCTTTGTACGGCATCATTACATCAAGAATGCAAAGATCAAAATTATCTTTTCTGAACTTTTCATATCCTTCCATACCGTTTTTGGCAAGAACAACATCAAAATCATTCATCGAAAGATAATCTTTTAAAACTGTTCCAAAGTTTGGATCATCCTCTACTAATAAAATTTTCTTATTTACTGTTTCCATAGTGCTTTTTTATATTAAAGGTAACTTTACATAAAAGATACTTCCTTTGTTTTTTTCACTCTCTGCATAGACTTCACCCTGATGGTCGTCTATTATTCTTTTTACATAGGCAAGACCCAAACCATGCCCTTTCACATTGTGGATATCCCCCGTATGTTCACGATAAAACTTTTCAAAGATTCGTTTCAATACAGCTTTGGTCATCCCTGCTCCCTGATCCTGTATCCTGATCACAACATGGTTTTTAACCACCTCAGTAAAGACATCAATTTTCGGACTTTCAGGGGAATATTTAATTGCATTATCCAAAATATTGACCAATACGTTGGTGAAATGCGATTCATTAGCAAGTACCATACTCTTTTCTGCTTCAAGATGCGTATGTATGTACCCTCCCCTGTCTTCTACTATCAATTCAACATGCGATATCGCATCTTCAATCAAATCATGTACATCAACTCTGTCTTTGTTGATATCGAGTTGATTTTTATCTAGTTTTGAAATTC of the Zhouia spongiae genome contains:
- a CDS encoding ion transporter — encoded protein: MTDKGFSKEERNWQKKLHEVIYEADTRAGKIFDLVLIFIIIISIILVMLESVKYIDDKYHYVLLTAEWTITILFSIEYILRIAAIKNPKKYIFSFYGIIDLLSTIPLYLSYIIAGSQALLALRALRLLRIFRVLKLVRFLGEASQLKRALKNSRTKITVFIYTVLVVSIILGTIMYLIEGEDSGFTSIPRSIYWTIVTLTTVGYGDIAPQTSLGQFFATLIMILGYGIIAVPTGIVTVEFARQGNRLHINTQVCPNCSNEEHQDNAIYCHKCGHKLNQ
- the miaA gene encoding tRNA (adenosine(37)-N6)-dimethylallyltransferase MiaA; this encodes MSKTEKYLITIVGPTAIGKTALGIQLAQHFDTEIISCDSRQFYKEMAIGTAVPSVEELKTVKHHFIQHKSIFAPYSVGDFERDAISKLEAIFKDHNVAIMVGGSGLFVNAVLNGLDEFPDVPEEIRKDLNLLYEQNGITALQEKLKVLDPVHYKKVDINNPQRVTRALEVCIASGQPYSDFLNKKKTERPFRSVMVGLTADREIIYRRINQRVDIMVENGLIEEARKLFPHKTLNALQTVGYRELFSFFDDTFTKEFALSEIKKNTRRFAKRQLTWFKRNEETLWFDYKTPAKEIIQHIEAIQKKPAL
- a CDS encoding response regulator transcription factor; translated protein: METVNKKILLVEDDPNFGTVLKDYLSMNDFDVVLAKNGMEGYEKFRKDNFDLCILDVMMPYKDGFTLAKEIREKNENVPIIFLTAKTMKEDVLKGYKVGADDYLNKPFDSEVLLMKIRAILQRKATETVADSKQFEFQIGDFHLNSKLRFLTFKEEEPIKLSPKENELLRLLALYENDLMPRELALTKIWRDDNYFTSRSMDVYIAKLRKYLKKDENVEILNIHGEGFRLVIKSEADK